The following proteins come from a genomic window of Yinghuangia sp. ASG 101:
- a CDS encoding pyridoxamine 5'-phosphate oxidase family protein, giving the protein MGKVHEEGVVGRLKSFILDQPVFFVATAPLDPDGHVNVSPKGHKGTFAVLDAWTVAYLDWTGSGAETHAHLRENGRITLMWTAFSGPPKVVRLHGRGEAVRRDDPRWPELAALFEDSDESGVRAILVVRVSRVSDSCGFSVPFMDYVGERPVLRQSWERKTHDDAEAYIDKTNRVSLDGLPAVRELAGVAAHREPADREPVDNAPAERRPVDAAARDSGHAG; this is encoded by the coding sequence ATGGGCAAGGTTCATGAAGAAGGCGTCGTCGGACGGCTGAAGTCGTTCATCCTCGATCAACCGGTGTTTTTCGTGGCGACGGCGCCGCTCGACCCCGACGGCCACGTCAACGTGTCGCCCAAGGGCCACAAGGGGACGTTCGCCGTGCTCGACGCGTGGACGGTCGCGTACCTCGACTGGACCGGCAGCGGCGCCGAAACCCACGCCCACCTGCGGGAGAACGGCCGCATCACGCTGATGTGGACGGCGTTCTCCGGCCCGCCCAAGGTCGTGCGGCTGCACGGCCGGGGCGAGGCGGTGCGCCGCGACGACCCGCGGTGGCCGGAACTCGCCGCGCTGTTCGAGGACTCCGACGAATCCGGCGTCCGCGCGATCCTCGTCGTCCGCGTCTCGCGCGTGTCGGACAGCTGCGGCTTCTCGGTGCCGTTCATGGACTACGTCGGCGAGCGGCCGGTCCTGCGCCAGTCGTGGGAGCGCAAGACGCACGACGACGCGGAGGCGTACATCGACAAGACGAACCGCGTCAGCCTCGACGGCCTCCCCGCGGTCCGCGAACTGGCGGGCGTGGCCGCACACCGGGAGCCCGCGGACCGGGAGCCTGTGGACAACGCCCCCGCGGAACGGCGGCCTGTGGATGCCGCGGCACGGGACAGCGGGCACGCCGGTTAG
- a CDS encoding menaquinone biosynthetic enzyme MqnA/MqnD family protein, whose translation MRRTPEAPHPDARGETLRRPRVGHIQFLNCLPLYWAMARSGTLLDMELTKDTPDNLNDALVRGDLDIGPISLIEFLRHADDLVVLPDIAVGSDGPVMSVVMVSQVPFDELDGASVALGSTSRTSVRLAQLLLEERQGVRPEYFTCAPDLALMMQDADAGVLIGDAALRASLHDAPRLGLHVLDLGQAWKEWTGLPFVFAVWAVRRDFLGRHPDRVREVHEAFLASRDLSLAEVDKVAEQAARWEAFDASTLERYFATALDYSLGERQLAGIAEFARRTAHNTGYPEDVRVSLLDTTPA comes from the coding sequence GTGCGCCGAACCCCCGAGGCCCCTCACCCGGACGCCAGGGGGGAAACCCTCCGCCGCCCGCGTGTCGGCCACATCCAGTTCCTCAACTGCCTTCCGCTGTACTGGGCGATGGCCCGCAGCGGGACGCTCCTCGACATGGAGCTGACCAAGGACACGCCCGACAACCTCAACGACGCGCTGGTGCGCGGCGACCTCGACATCGGGCCGATCAGCCTCATCGAATTCCTGCGGCACGCCGACGACCTCGTCGTGCTGCCCGACATCGCGGTGGGCAGCGACGGTCCGGTGATGTCCGTCGTGATGGTCAGTCAGGTCCCGTTCGACGAGTTGGACGGCGCGTCGGTGGCGCTGGGCTCGACCTCGCGCACGTCGGTCCGGCTCGCCCAACTGCTGCTGGAGGAGCGGCAGGGCGTACGCCCCGAGTACTTCACGTGCGCCCCCGACCTGGCGCTCATGATGCAGGACGCCGACGCGGGGGTGCTGATCGGCGACGCCGCGCTGCGCGCGTCCCTGCACGACGCGCCGCGCCTCGGCCTGCACGTCCTCGACCTCGGCCAGGCGTGGAAGGAATGGACGGGGCTGCCGTTCGTCTTCGCGGTGTGGGCGGTGCGGCGCGATTTCCTCGGCCGGCATCCGGACCGCGTGCGCGAGGTCCACGAGGCGTTCCTCGCCTCGCGCGACCTGTCGCTCGCCGAGGTCGACAAGGTCGCCGAACAGGCCGCGCGCTGGGAGGCGTTCGACGCGTCGACGCTGGAGCGCTACTTCGCGACCGCGCTCGACTACTCGCTGGGCGAACGGCAGTTGGCCGGGATCGCCGAGTTCGCCCGGCGGACGGCGCACAACACGGGATACCCCGAGGACGTGCGGGTCTCGCTGCTCGACACGACGCCCGCGTAG
- a CDS encoding LLM class flavin-dependent oxidoreductase, with amino-acid sequence MRYGLCVPNIGEFADARAVAGLARRAEDAGWDGFFVWDHVVFAFAAEAEVADVWTVLTTVALATERIRVGPMVTAVARRRPGTLARQTTTLDRLSGGRLVFGAGLGFTVEAEFGTWGESVEPRVLARRLDEGLEVLAGLWSGERVDFRGEHVTAADVVFRPTPVQRPRPPVWIGCNRPARRPLRRAARWDGVAPMIVDPADGSWNPTPGAVAEIVAGVDEHRRELPGGGGPFDVVITGRTDAREPDAAAAEVRRIAEAGATWWLEGFRPAPGEYDAALRRVEAGPPR; translated from the coding sequence ATGAGATATGGGCTGTGCGTTCCCAATATCGGGGAGTTCGCCGACGCGCGTGCGGTGGCGGGGTTGGCCCGGCGGGCCGAGGACGCGGGGTGGGACGGGTTCTTCGTCTGGGACCATGTGGTGTTCGCGTTCGCGGCGGAGGCGGAAGTCGCGGACGTCTGGACGGTGTTGACGACCGTCGCGTTGGCCACCGAGCGGATCCGGGTGGGTCCGATGGTGACGGCCGTCGCGCGACGCAGGCCGGGGACGCTGGCCCGGCAGACCACGACACTCGACCGATTGTCGGGCGGGCGCCTCGTGTTCGGGGCGGGTCTCGGGTTCACCGTGGAGGCCGAGTTCGGGACGTGGGGCGAATCGGTCGAACCACGCGTGCTGGCACGGCGGTTGGACGAAGGCCTGGAGGTGCTGGCCGGGCTGTGGTCCGGGGAGCGCGTCGACTTCCGCGGCGAGCACGTCACCGCCGCCGACGTGGTGTTCCGCCCGACACCCGTGCAGCGCCCGCGCCCGCCGGTGTGGATCGGCTGCAACCGGCCGGCCCGGCGGCCCCTGCGGCGGGCGGCCCGGTGGGACGGTGTCGCGCCGATGATCGTGGACCCCGCGGACGGCTCGTGGAACCCGACCCCCGGCGCGGTCGCCGAGATCGTCGCCGGGGTGGACGAGCATCGCCGGGAACTCCCGGGCGGCGGTGGCCCGTTCGACGTGGTGATCACCGGCCGTACGGACGCGCGCGAGCCCGACGCCGCCGCGGCGGAGGTGCGCCGCATCGCGGAGGCCGGTGCGACGTGGTGGCTGGAGGGCTTCCGCCCCGCGCCGGGGGAGTACGACGCCGCGCTCCGCCGCGTCGAGGCCGGCCCACCGCGCTGA
- a CDS encoding dicarboxylate/amino acid:cation symporter, with translation MSRSSESPTPAAARPRGRRLPRIPFWAQTFIGLAVGVALGFLAREANVDWLGTTLDEVGSMFVRLLKLAVPPLVFTAVLVSVANLRNVNNAASLALRTLGWFLATSLIAVAVGITLGVLTDPGKGVDLQPGELPEGLSNGDWLDFLTGIVPTNIVEAFGPSPKVLQIVFLAIVVGAAVLSVGKKAEPLVNAAEIVLEVVQKALWWVIRLSPLGTAGLIGNAVATYGWDSLKPLGTFTVDIYVGCAIVLFVVYPLLLAGAARVNPLRFFQGAWPAIQLGFVSRSSVGTMPVTQSSAERLGVPKDYASFAVPFGATTKMDGCAAIYPSLAAIFVAQYFGVDLGLKDYFLIVLVSVIGSAATAGLTGAIVMLTLTLDTVGLPLAGVGLLLAIDPILDMMRTATNVAGQVAVPVLVSARDKTLDLDKYNNPRDIDSPDDDPSDPVDTTKPVPAQPDHREPVSA, from the coding sequence TTGTCGCGATCCTCGGAATCCCCCACCCCCGCCGCCGCGCGTCCCCGCGGGCGCCGGCTTCCCCGCATCCCTTTCTGGGCGCAGACGTTCATCGGCCTCGCCGTCGGCGTCGCGCTCGGTTTCCTCGCCCGTGAGGCGAACGTCGACTGGCTCGGTACGACGCTCGACGAAGTCGGCTCGATGTTCGTACGGCTGCTCAAGCTCGCCGTACCCCCGCTCGTCTTCACCGCGGTCCTGGTCTCCGTCGCCAACCTGCGCAACGTCAACAACGCCGCGAGCCTCGCCCTGCGCACCCTCGGCTGGTTCCTCGCCACCTCGCTCATCGCGGTGGCCGTCGGCATCACCCTCGGCGTCCTCACCGACCCGGGCAAGGGCGTCGACCTGCAGCCGGGCGAACTGCCCGAGGGCCTGTCGAACGGCGACTGGCTCGACTTCCTCACCGGCATCGTGCCGACCAACATCGTCGAGGCGTTCGGCCCGAGCCCCAAGGTGCTCCAGATCGTCTTCCTCGCGATCGTCGTCGGCGCGGCGGTTCTGTCCGTGGGCAAGAAGGCCGAACCGCTCGTGAACGCCGCCGAGATCGTCCTCGAAGTCGTGCAGAAGGCGCTGTGGTGGGTCATCCGCCTGTCGCCGCTCGGCACCGCAGGCCTGATCGGCAACGCCGTCGCGACCTACGGGTGGGACTCCCTCAAGCCGCTCGGCACGTTCACCGTCGATATCTACGTCGGCTGCGCGATCGTGCTGTTCGTCGTCTACCCGCTGCTGCTCGCCGGCGCGGCGCGCGTCAACCCGCTCCGCTTCTTCCAGGGCGCGTGGCCCGCGATCCAACTCGGCTTCGTGTCCCGCTCGTCCGTCGGCACCATGCCGGTGACCCAGAGCTCGGCCGAACGCCTCGGCGTCCCCAAGGACTACGCGTCGTTCGCCGTCCCCTTCGGAGCCACGACCAAGATGGACGGCTGCGCCGCGATCTACCCGTCGCTGGCCGCGATCTTCGTCGCCCAGTACTTCGGCGTCGACCTCGGCCTCAAGGACTACTTCCTCATCGTCCTGGTCTCGGTCATCGGCTCCGCCGCCACCGCGGGCCTCACCGGCGCCATCGTGATGCTCACCCTGACCCTCGACACCGTCGGCCTCCCGCTCGCCGGCGTCGGCCTCCTCCTCGCCATCGACCCGATCCTGGACATGATGCGCACCGCCACGAACGTCGCCGGCCAGGTCGCGGTCCCGGTTCTGGTCTCCGCTCGCGACAAGACCCTCGACCTGGACAAATACAACAACCCCCGCGACATCGACAGCCCGGACGACGACCCGTCCGACCCCGTCGACACCACCAAGCCCGTGCCCGCCCAGCCGGACCACCGGGAGCCGGTCTCGGCCTGA
- a CDS encoding DUF4229 domain-containing protein → MSTPQPTPEPTPSGHTPAAQGLPAGPQDAAADATTLDGDLVVTLTKPTADAAPTVTRRGGSHAALRYTLCRIGLFAAVSVVVWLVCYAVGITGRGAGILVVGISLAISGVLSYFLLNGQRDAMSAALVERVERAKARIDEGASAEDHLIGDLPDLAPRRGPTTDVS, encoded by the coding sequence GTGTCCACTCCGCAGCCCACGCCCGAGCCCACCCCGTCGGGCCACACGCCCGCAGCCCAGGGTCTCCCCGCAGGCCCGCAGGACGCAGCCGCCGACGCGACGACCCTCGACGGCGACCTGGTCGTCACGCTGACGAAGCCCACCGCCGACGCCGCCCCGACCGTCACCCGCCGCGGCGGCTCGCACGCCGCCCTGCGCTACACCCTCTGCCGCATCGGCCTCTTCGCCGCGGTCTCGGTCGTCGTCTGGTTGGTCTGCTACGCCGTCGGCATCACCGGTCGCGGCGCCGGGATCCTCGTCGTCGGCATCTCCCTCGCGATCTCCGGCGTGCTCAGCTACTTCCTGCTCAACGGCCAGCGCGACGCCATGTCCGCCGCGCTCGTGGAACGCGTGGAGCGCGCGAAGGCCCGTATCGACGAAGGCGCCTCGGCCGAGGACCACCTCATCGGCGACCTCCCCGACCTGGCGCCGAGGCGCGGTCCCACGACGGACGTGTCCTGA
- the mqnE gene encoding aminofutalosine synthase MqnE produces MDSGLRKEIEDKVRAGERLSREDGVALYATDDLAWLGGLAHEVRTRKNGDVVHFNVNRHLNMTNVCQASCAYCSFQRKPGEKDAYTMRIEDAVRLAQEMEPDGITELHIVNGLHPSLPWRYYPRSLRELKKVLPNVSMKAFTATEIQHFETISGLSASEILDELIDAGLESLTGGGAEIFDWEVRQHIVDHATHWEDWSRIHRLAHEKGLKTPATMLYGHIEEPRHRVDHVLRLRELQDETGGFQVFIPLRYQHDFHDSRDGIVRNRLQERTTMASGAEALKVFAVSRLLFDNVPHVKCFWVMHGLATAQLALNHGADDLDGSVVEYKITHDADGFGTPNKMTRDDLLDLIRDAGFRPVERNTRYEIVREYEGPRTDRRDVPQPMTF; encoded by the coding sequence ATGGACTCCGGTCTGCGCAAGGAGATCGAGGACAAGGTTCGCGCCGGAGAACGGCTGAGCCGCGAGGACGGCGTCGCGCTCTACGCGACCGACGACCTCGCGTGGCTGGGCGGCCTCGCGCATGAGGTGCGCACGAGGAAGAACGGCGACGTCGTCCACTTCAACGTCAACCGCCACCTGAACATGACCAACGTGTGCCAGGCGTCGTGCGCCTATTGCTCGTTCCAGCGCAAGCCGGGCGAGAAGGACGCGTACACGATGCGCATCGAGGACGCCGTGCGGCTCGCGCAAGAGATGGAGCCGGACGGCATCACCGAGCTGCACATCGTCAACGGCCTGCACCCGTCGCTGCCGTGGCGCTACTACCCGCGCTCGCTGCGGGAGTTGAAGAAGGTGCTGCCGAACGTCTCGATGAAGGCGTTCACCGCGACGGAAATCCAGCACTTCGAGACCATTTCGGGCCTGTCCGCGTCCGAGATCCTCGACGAACTGATCGACGCGGGGCTGGAATCACTCACCGGCGGCGGCGCGGAGATCTTCGACTGGGAGGTCCGGCAGCACATCGTCGACCACGCCACCCACTGGGAGGACTGGTCGCGGATCCACCGCCTCGCCCACGAGAAGGGCCTCAAGACCCCGGCGACGATGCTGTACGGCCACATCGAGGAGCCGCGGCACCGCGTCGACCACGTGCTGCGCCTGCGCGAACTCCAGGACGAGACCGGCGGGTTCCAGGTCTTCATCCCGCTGCGCTACCAGCACGACTTCCACGACAGCCGCGACGGCATCGTCCGCAACCGCCTCCAGGAGCGGACGACGATGGCCTCCGGCGCCGAGGCGCTCAAGGTCTTCGCGGTCTCGCGCCTGCTGTTCGACAACGTGCCGCACGTGAAGTGCTTCTGGGTCATGCACGGCCTCGCGACCGCCCAACTCGCGCTCAACCACGGCGCGGACGACCTCGACGGCTCGGTGGTCGAGTACAAGATCACGCACGACGCGGACGGCTTCGGCACGCCGAACAAGATGACGCGCGACGACCTTCTGGACCTCATCCGCGACGCGGGTTTCCGCCCCGTCGAACGCAACACGCGGTACGAGATCGTGCGCGAGTACGAAGGCCCACGCACCGACCGGCGCGACGTACCGCAGCCGATGACGTTCTGA
- a CDS encoding Lrp/AsnC family transcriptional regulator codes for MDAVDRKLIQALRLNGRASYAELGRLVGLSGPSVTDRINRLEHAGVITGYRATVDPVTLGLGVTALIGLQLSDAADHDDVGRRLRDVEEIEDCWFISGDDSFMLKVRVPDVTGLEHVIRRLSGTRGVARTRTTVVLSTKWEYRAADLPGAVEA; via the coding sequence ATGGACGCGGTGGACCGCAAGCTCATTCAGGCGTTGCGGCTCAACGGCCGCGCGTCGTACGCGGAGCTGGGCCGCCTCGTCGGCCTCTCCGGGCCGAGCGTGACCGACCGCATCAACCGCCTCGAACACGCGGGCGTCATCACCGGCTACCGCGCCACCGTCGACCCGGTCACGCTCGGGCTGGGCGTCACCGCGCTGATCGGCCTGCAACTGTCGGACGCCGCCGACCACGACGACGTCGGCCGCCGGCTGCGCGACGTCGAGGAGATCGAGGACTGCTGGTTCATCTCCGGCGACGACTCCTTCATGCTCAAGGTGCGCGTTCCCGACGTCACCGGCCTGGAGCACGTGATCCGCCGCCTGTCCGGCACGCGCGGCGTCGCCCGGACCCGCACCACCGTCGTGCTGTCGACGAAGTGGGAGTACCGCGCCGCCGATCTGCCCGGCGCGGTGGAGGCGTAG